The Prunus persica cultivar Lovell chromosome G7, Prunus_persica_NCBIv2, whole genome shotgun sequence genome has a segment encoding these proteins:
- the LOC18769198 gene encoding zinc finger CCCH domain-containing protein 14 isoform X1, which translates to MMDTRKRGRHEAGAFHANGGFKKNKQELESFSTGVGSKSKPCTKFFSTAGCPFGESCHFLHYVPGGYNAVAQMMNLAPAPQASRNIAPPPSNSNGSSSSAVKSRLCNKYNSAEGCKFGDKCHFAHGEWELGKHLAQSHDDPRAMGPGPGRMTNWMEPPLAGPASSFGASSTAKISVDASLAGAIIGKGGVNSKQICRQTGAKLSIREHESDPNLRNIELEGTFEQIQQASAMVRELIVTVSMSGPAKTPGGGAPGAPAPPGSNYKTKLCDNFTKGTCTFGDRCHFAHGAAELRKSGM; encoded by the exons ATGATGGATACTCGTAAAAGAGGGCGGCATGAAGCTGGTGCCTTCCATGCTAATGGTGGCTTCAAGAAGAACAAGCAAG AATTGGAGTCCTTTTCAACTGGTGTAGGAAGCAAATCGAAGCCATGCACCAAGTTTTTCAG CACTGCTGGCTGTCCTTTTGGCGAGAGTTGCCACTTCCTGCACTATGTTCCTGGTGGTTATAATGCTGTGGCTCAGATGATGAATCTTGCGCCTGCTCCTCAAGCATCTAGGAACATTGCTCCCCCACCATCCAATTCAAATGGATCCAGTTCATCTGCAGTTAAATCGCGCTTATGCAATAAATATAATTCTGCTGAAGGCTGCAAATTCGGTGACAAATGCCATTTTGCACATGGTGAGTGGGAACTTGGCAAGCATCTTGCTCAGTCCCACGATGATCCCCGTGCCATGGGACCTGGTCCAGGCCGCATGACCAATTGGATGGAGCCACCCCTTGCAGGCCCTGCATCTAGCTTTGGTGCCTCGTCCACTGCCAAAATCAGTGTAGATGCTTCGCTTGCAGGAGCCATTATTGGGAAGGGTGGTGTAAATTCGAAGCAGATTTGTCGCCAGACAGGTGCCAAGCTTTCAATCCGGGAGCATGAGTCAGATCCCAATCTCAGGAACATTGAACTAGAGGGGACCTTTGAACAGATTCAGCAAGCAAGTGCCATGGTGAGAGAGCTAATTGTGACTGTTTCAATGTCTGGCCCTGCAAAAACTCCTGGAGGAGGAGCTCCAGGGGCCCCGGCCCCTCCTGGAAGTAACTATAAGACAAAGCTATGCGATAATTTTACCAAAGGGACTTGCACCTTCGGAGATAGATGTCACTTTGCACACGGGGCTGCTGAATTGCGGAAGTCTGGGATGTGA
- the LOC18769198 gene encoding zinc finger CCCH domain-containing protein 14 isoform X2: MMNLAPAPQASRNIAPPPSNSNGSSSSAVKSRLCNKYNSAEGCKFGDKCHFAHGEWELGKHLAQSHDDPRAMGPGPGRMTNWMEPPLAGPASSFGASSTAKISVDASLAGAIIGKGGVNSKQICRQTGAKLSIREHESDPNLRNIELEGTFEQIQQASAMVRELIVTVSMSGPAKTPGGGAPGAPAPPGSNYKTKLCDNFTKGTCTFGDRCHFAHGAAELRKSGM, translated from the coding sequence ATGATGAATCTTGCGCCTGCTCCTCAAGCATCTAGGAACATTGCTCCCCCACCATCCAATTCAAATGGATCCAGTTCATCTGCAGTTAAATCGCGCTTATGCAATAAATATAATTCTGCTGAAGGCTGCAAATTCGGTGACAAATGCCATTTTGCACATGGTGAGTGGGAACTTGGCAAGCATCTTGCTCAGTCCCACGATGATCCCCGTGCCATGGGACCTGGTCCAGGCCGCATGACCAATTGGATGGAGCCACCCCTTGCAGGCCCTGCATCTAGCTTTGGTGCCTCGTCCACTGCCAAAATCAGTGTAGATGCTTCGCTTGCAGGAGCCATTATTGGGAAGGGTGGTGTAAATTCGAAGCAGATTTGTCGCCAGACAGGTGCCAAGCTTTCAATCCGGGAGCATGAGTCAGATCCCAATCTCAGGAACATTGAACTAGAGGGGACCTTTGAACAGATTCAGCAAGCAAGTGCCATGGTGAGAGAGCTAATTGTGACTGTTTCAATGTCTGGCCCTGCAAAAACTCCTGGAGGAGGAGCTCCAGGGGCCCCGGCCCCTCCTGGAAGTAACTATAAGACAAAGCTATGCGATAATTTTACCAAAGGGACTTGCACCTTCGGAGATAGATGTCACTTTGCACACGGGGCTGCTGAATTGCGGAAGTCTGGGATGTGA
- the LOC18769446 gene encoding 18 kDa seed maturation protein, which translates to MQSGKNVKGSVKETAANVAASAKSGMDKTKATVQEKVEKMTAHDPVEKDMATQKREERMVEAELNKCAAKAHNATARHEASVGGPTGYTTSGTGTHTYSPTGATGQPTGAHQMSALPGHGTGQPTGQVTEGVVESHPIGINTGTGWTAAHNTRVGGNPPGYGTGGTFS; encoded by the exons ATGCAGTCTGGGAAGAACGTAAAGGGGTCCGTGAAAGAAACGGCTGCTAATGTAGCAGCCTCTGCTAAGTCTGGCATGGACAAGACCAAAGCCACAGTGCAAGAAAAG gtggagAAGATGACAGCTCATGACCCGGTTGAAAAGGACATGGCAACCCaaaagagggaggagagaaTGGTGGAGGCCGAGCTGAACAAGTGTGCGGCGAAGGCACACAACGCCACGGCTAGACACGAGGCATCCGTGGGTGGGCCCACGGGGTACACAACAAGTGGCACTGGGACCCACACATACTCCCCAACCGGGGCCACAGGGCAGCCCACTGGGGCTCACCAAATGTCAGCGCTGCCCGGACATGGTACCGGGCAGCCCACGGGCCAGGTGACGGAGGGAGTAGTGGAATCGCACCCTATCGGGATCAACACAGGTACGGGTTGGACCGCAGCCCATAATACTCGTGTGGGTGGGAATCCACCCGGATATGGAACTGGTGGGACCTTCAGTTGA